In Macaca thibetana thibetana isolate TM-01 chromosome 12, ASM2454274v1, whole genome shotgun sequence, the genomic window TCATGGTAGGAGCCTAGGGAGATAGGGCCCTGTCCCAGGGCTGCTGGGTGCTGACCTGGTGGCCCACAGTCCAGAGCCTGCCACAGGAGGTGCAAGACAGAGCAAGCTGGACAGATGGAGGAAGCCAGGCTGCCAGAAAaggcctccccaccccacctggtGCAGAGTAAGGCGGGTGGTGGGGCCAGGGGCCGGGATATGCCCAGACACCTGCATGCCTGACCAGGAGCCCAGAGGCTCCGAACCCATCACCCAGCTGCAGGTCAGCCCTCCCTGGGGCGCAGGCGTCCCCAAACTCAAACTCTACCCCCCATGCCCTGAAGCTGGACATTTCAGGGCAAAGCCAGCCAGGAGAGCCAGACTAAACAAAGTGGACTCAATAAAGTGGATTTTCCCAGATTGGCCGCATTGTTGATCAGAATCGGCAGGCACTGGGGCCTCACCCCTCCCTCAAGTCTTGTCAGCACCCTGTCAACTACACCAAACCCAGCCATGGAGGCTCCAAATGGTTCCTGTGTGGCTTCCAGCCTAGCCCCATCTGGCTGCCGGCTCAGCCCTTCACACTGGCAGCATGTAGTAGTCGCACTCTCATAGACCTGCACACTGAGCCCAGGCCCACATGTTGATATTCCTGACCCTACCCTGACCCACAACCACACCCTGAACCTTCCACTCAGTACTTCCCTGCCAACTGTGTCTACTGCAAGCCCCATCCACCCTTCACTGCAAACACCAGCCCATGACGGCCACTTCTGTTCATTACTCCTGACCCCCAAACACTGTTCTCCAGCTCACTTGCTGATGCCGAAGTGTCCTGTCCCTGCACAGGGACTCAGCACATGAACTGAAGATGGTGACTGTGTCCTCGCCCCTGGCTTGCTCCTGACCCAACCATTCACTCCGAGGCTGCCCAGGAGTCTGCCTTCGCCCCACTGGGTGGGCTTCTCCCACATCCCTACGTTCAAAGGGCCAGCTCTGTTACAAAACCTGGGGAATCAGCCTGAGAGGGCAATTTTTGGGGAGTGTCTGAGCAAGGGGTGAGAAATAAAACATCTAGGCCTCGGAGGAGCTAAGCAACCTCCCGCTCCATGAGGCAGCCCTTTCCTTCTCATCCACTGGGTCTTGGAGCACTACTGTGCTCCTCTTGTTGCCAAAGTATtaggctggggaggagggggcaGAAGATCACATTGGAGTGAGGGGATGGGGGGCAGTGAAGTGTGGGTTCAAGCCTGCATAGGAAGTGGGGGGCAGGAGCCAGGATATGGTGACAGGGGCTCTCTGGGAGCAAGAGGAGCTctggctggctggggtggccaaggGAGGATCGTTGTGACCGGGAGGCCGAGCTACACAGCAGTAACACCTTCATGTCCCTTTCTCCCACAGAGCACTCGGCCGCAGCCAAGACGGGCGGCTGCTTCCCTGCCGGAGCCCAGGTACGCCTGGAGAGTGGGGCGCGTGTGGCCTTGTCAGCTGTGAGGCCGGGAGACCGCGTGCTGGCCATGGGGGAGGACGGGAGCCCCACCTTCAGTGATGTGCTCATTTTCCTGGACCGCGAGCCCCACAGGCTAAGAGCCTTCCAGGTCATCGAGACTCAGGACCCCCCACGCCGCCTGGCACTCACACCCGCTCACCTGCTCTTTACAGCTGACAATCACACGGAGCCGGCGGCCCGCTTCCGGGCCACATTTGCCAGCCACGTGCAGCCTGGCCAGTATGTGCTGGTGGCTGGGGTGCCAGGCCTGCAGCCTGCCCGCGTGGCAGCTGTCTCTACACACGTGGCCCTTGGGGCCTATGCCCCACTCACAAGGCACGGGACACTGGTGGTGGAAGATGTGGTGGCATCCTGCTTCGCGGCCGTGGCTGACCACCACCTGGCTCAGTTGGCCTTCTGGCCCCTGAGACTCTTTCACAGCTTGGCGTGGGGCAGCTGGACCCCTGGGGAGGGTGTGCATTGGTACCCCCAGCTGCTCTACCGCCTGGGGCGTCTCCTGCTAGAAGAGGGCAGCTTCCACCCACTGGGCATGTCCGGGGCAGGGAGCTGAAAGGACTCCACCGCTGCCCTCCTGGAACTGCTGTACTGGGTCCAGAAGCCTCTCGGCCAGGAGGGAGCTGGCCCTGGAAGGGACCTGTGCTGGGGTGCACTGGCTCCTGCCATCTCCTCTGCCATGGAGATACATCATTAAGACTTGACTGGGCAACACCAGGGTTCCCCACCCCCGCCGTGGTGTAGTCATAGAGCTGCAAGCTGAGCTGGCGAGGGGGTGGTTGTTGACCCCTCTATCCTAGAGACCTTGAGGCTGGCACGGCGACTCCCAACTCAGCCTGCTCTCACTATGAGTTTTCATACTCTGCCTCCCCCATTGGGGAGGGCCCATTCCATCTGTCTTAGGCCCCTTTGGGTGGGCTTGCACCTCAGTTGATGCTGCTAAATTCCCTGGGAGCCAGCATGGAGCTGGCTGGACCCGATGCTGTCCAGAACTGGGAAGGCCACAGGGGTGGGGCAGCCATCCCGGCCATTCTGAGGTATGACATTCCTCCCCGGCCACACTCCTCAAGACACATCCAGAGACTGTTGCTGTCAGTGGGCAGAGTTCTGTGTTCTGGCCAATGTGACCATAGTGCTGGGGACTGGGGGAAGTGGGCTGGATGTGCTTGCCACCCCCCGGGCTAAGCTCCCTCTTCTGCTGAACCATGATCCCCACCCCTTCCGCTGGTCAGTCTCCCATACCTTATTTATTGGCGCGGAGGGGGAAGCCCATGGGAGAATTCTGGGGATGTTTtggtcttttcttccttttgtaataaaaattatttaagttgTTAGAGCCACAGAGTCCAAGATGCTGAGAGGGGACAATTCACGGATAGTTTGGAGCCCTGGAAGGGTATGTCCAGGGTTTTCTtccctcctcagagaggcctggCTCACCTTCCTCCAAGGACAGAAACTCCaggcctcccaccctccctgcagGTCTATTCCCACCCAGTAGCTCTGCAAAGCCCCTACAGAGAGCTGTGCTCTGCGCAGGGCAGGGCCTTTACACACTGACCTCACTGTTTACCCCAAACAAGGATGGATCCGAGAGAGAACAGAGATGACTAGTCCATGGTCACCTCACTCATCTATAATCATGCCCTTGTGCTGTTGGGGCCTGGGCTTCTGACTCTTCCCTGTTGGTAATGGACCACAGTGTGAAAAGATTCTGTAAAATTCACATCTATCTTGTGGACTATTCTGACTTCTTGGACAGGTCAGAGATCTCTAATCCAGCAGTTCTGAAACGTCAGGATCACCTAGGAAGCTTGTTTAAAGATGATTCCTGGCCCCACTTCCAggattccactttttttttttttttggagatggagtctcactctgttggtcaggatggagtgcagtggcacaatctcggctcactgcaagttccgcctcctgggttcacgccattctcctgcctcagcctcccaagtagctgggactacaggtgcctgccgccatgcctggctaattcttttttgtatttttactaaagacggggtttcaccatgtgagccaggatgatattgatctcctgtcctcgtgatccacccaccttggcctcccaaagtgctgggattacaggcgtgagccactgtgcccagcccaggattCCACTTTAATCGATCCAGTGCAAGGCCCAGGAGCTTAGTTTTGTAAACACCCCAAACATGGCAGATGGTCCATGGGCCACACTCAAGAACTACTGCTTAGTCCAGAGGAGGCCCAGTTTACTGCCAAGACAGCATGACCCCCTTCCTTactttccctccatccctccatcccaaGGCAAATTTTTCTATACTCACTACAGATAAACTGAGGTTCTAGGTCCAGTGATACAAAATTTTCAGGAGTTTTGTGAGTCAGTTGAAATAGGCACAGTGGCCATAGAACACTGGAAATTGGCAGAGACTACAAATTAGGGTTTCCCCCCACCTTGGGGAGCTAGTTGTTGAAGTGTGCCACTGCCCAGGCTCTGTCCTCTTACACAGATGACTGTGTTGAAAGTGGTGGGGATGACTGTTCAGACTCTTAGCTTATCCTCTCCTCACATCCATTGAAGAAAATGCCAGAGAAAACCATTATTCTGTGGTCCGTGTCATCTGGAGAAATCGGGCTCCACTGGCTGTATTGATAATTTCTATCATTTAATGATGACTAACCCTTGCTAGGCATCATTCTAGATCTTTACATTCAGTAGCTCATTTAATACTCATAATGACCATACGTGGTGTGTACTTCATTTAATATTACTACTTTCCAGAAGAGAACACAGAAGCACagggaggttaagaaacttgcccaagattacacagcAAACAACAGAAGCAGAATTTGAATCCTTCCAGACTGGCTCTTGTGCACATTGTTTTTACCCCCAAGCTTTTCCTCTGGGGAACTCAGGTTCTCTCTGGAAGGTCACACTCAGCATCTGAGGTCTGGAAATCTGCTTTGTCAACACATCTAGAGTGGACCCATCTCTCTGTGGCAGACTCTTACTGACCAGGCTCACAAGGATCAAAATGTTCATGAACCCATTCACAGTGAGAAATATCAGGCCTAGGTCAAGATGCTCTTGtccattcattcacacattctcTCCCTGTAGACATTCTACCTGGGAAATCAGATTGCAGTGATAAGTTGTTGGTGAGTGTGGATGCATGCAGTGGATGACTCCCCAGGTCATGGGGGAAGGAGTGGGGTCGGGGGGCGCCTCTCCTACTGGGGTTGGGCACACGTGGTCCAGCAGACAGTCATTTGGTGTCCCTAGACCTTTCTGTTCTAGATAGGCCTCCTCAGGGAACAAATTCATTTTTCAGACAAAGATTTCAAAGATTTCAAAGACAAAGAACTTTGTATGAATTCAGTCCctcaaaagaacaaatttggggTGGGAATGGGACCCTACAGCTTTTCCTGGAATCCTGGGCCCAGATATGAAGAAACAAGGAGACAGCCTGGAGATCATCTTTCGTGTCTGCAGTGTGGTGGCCCAAATCTCTCCCATCCTCCGTACAGTGCCGAGACCCAGAGGAGGGTCATTTGCACTGCCCAGACCCAGGCAGTGCAGATCCAACGCCTCCTTCTCCACTTGGGCCCAAGCCTAGCCCCAAAGGCTGCTGCATCCACAACTGTGACGTTCGCTCATAGtcaatgcttattttattttttttattttttgagacaaggtctcattctgtcacccaggctggagagcagtggcatgatctcagttcactgcagcctctgccttaggttccagcaattctcctgcctcagcctcgcaagtagctgggattacagatgcatgccaccaaacccagttaaatttttgtatttttagtagagatggggttttgccatgttggccaggctggtctcaaattcctggcctcaagtgatctgcccacctcagcctcccaaagtgctgagattacagatatgagtcGCCGCGGTTGGCCAATCTCATAGTGTTAATGGATGCCACtccatgtcaggcactgtgcccaAGTTGGGGGAAAGAGGCAGTGCCTGTCTTCAGTGAACTCCTAAGTTGGGAGGGAGAAGTGTGGGAGACAGGGATATCCACATGGTGCACCAACTGCTGTGGCTGACATCCTTACAGTGGCTACTGAAGCACCATGGAGTGGCTGGTGACTAGGAAGACTTCCTGAAGGCGATGACGCTACAACATGGGGCAAGAAGGAGTTTGCCTGGCAGGCATGTGGAAGAGATCCAGGCTAAGGACATAGTTAAATCAAAGGTTTGGGGGCTTGCAGGCTTAGAGGAACCACCATTAGGCCAGCATGGTAAAGTTATGTGGGTCACGTGGGCTTGGCAAAAACCAAAgtggagagagaggcaggaggcagatgaCACAGAGCCTGTGTTGCATGCAATAGGACTCAATCCTGGGGGCCCTCAAACAGGGGAAGCTCATGACTAGGTTGCTTCCAAAAGCTCATCTGGCTACAGTATGGAAGGCAGACCAGAGGGAACAATCGTGGAAGCACTACTGGGAAGTTGGTGTCCTAGACTAGGGAAGTGGCTCTAGGGTCATAAAGAAGGTGACGGATTGTAGACACTTAGGCAATAGAGTGGCCAGGATGGAAGCCAGGGTTGGATGAGCCAGGGGGATGAGAAAAGGGCCCAGGTCAACTTTGGGGGTTTTAAATAGGAAATACAGCTCCCCCACCCACAGCATCCTTGACCTTGGACCTTGGTCTTCTTTGCCCTTAGTGGCTGCACCTGTAAGGGTGATGTCCAGGGCTTTCCTGTAGAGATATCCTCTCTCCCTGTCATCCAAGGGTCTACTTGTGTTCAAGGGACCCTCCAAGCACCTGTTCTGTCTGCCTGCCTCTCTGCTCTGTCTTGGAAATGTATGGGAAAGAAATTCAGAGTAGCCTCTGATATCCCAATCCAGGCAAAATGCAAGACCTGTGCCTAAGTCCACAGGTCCCTGGGAGGACCTGGAGTGTCAGGGTCTAGGAGTCACAATGGGGGAACTTCCTGGCTGCGAGGCCTCTGGAGCTGCCTGGGCCAGTTACCTTCTATAGAAGCTCACTGCACCCTGGTTCCCCTATCTGGCTGTGCTGGGGCCTCTCCGTAAGTACTCTTCCTCAGGCGGGCCTTGCAGCCTCCTCTCTTTTGTTTGGAAAGCCCCAGTCACCGCTTGCATGGCTCTTTGGAAGCCCTGCAGGCCTGCACTCAGCAATCTTCCCTAAGACACACAGGGCTCAGGATAGAATGGCTTCTGACAGTGAGTTGTCTTGTGTTGGAAAGGGCTGAACCCAATGCACATGGCCTTTAGACAGCAGAGCCTACTGCTAGCACCTATGCCACCTGTGTGGGAACTGGAAATAGGAGCCCTCCATTGAAATATTTAGTAAGAAGTGCTCCCTCAGGGACACTCAACTAGAAAAGGCAGCTCTCCTGGTCTGGTGCCCGGAGCAGGAAGTCCATTTAGAAGAGACTAGTGCAGGGTATATGCTGGGACTTTCAGAGCATGTCTGGATTGCAGTCCCCCTGCTCGCTCAACCTAGAGCCCTGTGCAGTGTACAACTTTTACAACCATCAATTCTGGTCCTGGTGGGCTTAGGCTTCTGCCAGGCTCAGCAGATTCTGCCAGGGATGAAGATTCAGACAGAAGCTCCACACAGTGTGACGCCAGAGGAAGTGCAGAGCGATTAGACAGGACTAGGGGCAGGATGTGCAATGCTCAGAGACTTCCTGGGGCCGGTGTTGGTCTGGGTCTTCAGGGGTATGAGTGACTTGGGCAAgggcaggtgggtggatcatcaggAGCAGATGTACAGAGGGGAAG contains:
- the IHH gene encoding indian hedgehog protein; amino-acid sequence: MSPARLRPRLHFCLLLLLLLVVPAAWGCGPGRVVGSRRRPPRKLVPLAYKQFSPNVPEKTLGASGRYEGKIARSSERFKELTPNYNPDIIFKDEENTGADRLMTQRCKDRLNSLAISVMNQWPGVKLRVTEGWDEDGHHSEESLHYEGRAVDITTSDRDRNKYGLLARLAVEAGFDWVYYESKAHVHCSVKSEHSAAAKTGGCFPAGAQVRLESGARVALSAVRPGDRVLAMGEDGSPTFSDVLIFLDREPHRLRAFQVIETQDPPRRLALTPAHLLFTADNHTEPAARFRATFASHVQPGQYVLVAGVPGLQPARVAAVSTHVALGAYAPLTRHGTLVVEDVVASCFAAVADHHLAQLAFWPLRLFHSLAWGSWTPGEGVHWYPQLLYRLGRLLLEEGSFHPLGMSGAGS